The Fusarium poae strain DAOMC 252244 chromosome 2, whole genome shotgun sequence nucleotide sequence GTTGTACTATGATATATCAATTCTTCATTCTTAAACCCGACTCAAATCCGTAATTGCCCAACCCCAACCACATCATTTccctttatagttaaagCTGTCGGAAAGGACACTAAGCAACATCTCCTAACGAATCAAACGCTGGATCGGAAAATCTCTACCGCGTCTCCAGATTCCGATCCTCAGGGAGGCTTGTCAACTCCACGATCGAGTTTATCGTAACGTACCTTTCTCTTAGCGGCCGCCTCCCCTTGCACCACTTGCAACACTACATACCCGAACCCCAGGTTATCGGGCATATCCCCATCGCTCTAGGTATATTAGTAGCTAGCACCACTAACTGCTACGTACGTATCAGACAGAGCTTGTGCTACCTGACACCAAAGCTCCCCAAGCTACGCCCTGTACCCGGGTACCCCCAGTAAAAACAAGCTCCGGCCCGGGTCCCAGCCCAGGGGGGGACTCAGTCGGCCCTGGGACGGGATATAACGTCACTCCGGGCAGCCATGAGTCCTCAGTCTCAGTACCAGCCCATCCTTCCTGCCCCCGACGCCTCGGGATCTTCTGGCGGTCAGGACCCAGATAAACGCCTAGGTAAGCGGAGACGTGCCAACAGGCCCAATGCTTGTGAGAACTGTCGAACGAAAAAAGCCCGTGTAAGTCTTCCATGTTTTCCTGTTTCTCATTCATCTACCTATCTATGTACCCTACCATATCTGACCCCACCAACGTCAATAGTGCGACGGCAAAAGACCCAGCTGTTCAAAGTGTGAGAGATGGGGTACCACCTGCGTCTACAGTGTCGACCATGTGTCTAATGTAGAAAGGGAGCTCAAGGAGCACCGTGATGTTCTCGAGCTGCTGCTCTCCCTACCTGAAGACCAAGCCCTCGCTGCTCATCGCCAACTGAGAGGCGCGGCCAGCTTGGCTGATGTCTTGTCTTCCCTCCAGGGCAGTATGCACGGTAGGCATCAACCTTCCAGTATACGGACTGCCCAGGCCATATCGCCGCCCACATCATCAGCTCTCGAGTTTGAGCTGACGGTGCGGCATGGCATCGCGTATCCCACCTTGTTCCCCTTGGACCTCGCCTCTTTAAGCGCCGATCCCAGGCTGAGGCCTGTTCAGAGATCGTCAGGTCAGGGTCTTTTGCTTGAAGGCTCTTCGCCGTCTGACAGCACAACGTCGCCTTCGACATCATCTAGCAATAGCCACGCTACACCAAGCACGCTGTCGTTTGTCAAACAAGAGGAAGAGCCAGTCGGACCCCATCGCGACACATACTGTGACGAAAGATTGCACAGATTGCGCATTGGATACTGGACCGGCGTAGCTATTCAAGACCAAGTCGCTGCCCGTGCTATTTCACATTATCTTCAAAGCAACCACACCATTTTTGGCTTCTTCGACCCCAACCTTTTCATCCGCGATCTCGTCGAGCATCGCCATGAGTACTGCTCATCATTTCTAGTCAATGCCCTGCTGGCCCACGCCTGTGTAAGTTGCCACCCATTGTCGCCACTGTCCATCAAACCGCTAACTCCACCTACAGCAAGGTTACTCGGTCGTTGACGAAACGGTTGGCGCGCTGAGTCAAGATTTTGTAAGAGACGCTGGTGTTTTGTGGCGCGCTGAGAGATCCACCGACTCGCTTGTCAATGTAGCTGCCATTCTCATGCTAAGCGTCAGTTGCCATTTACAAAGATCGGACTATGATAGTCAAGATCTTCTCGACGATGGGCGTTTAATGGCTGAGCGGATGAAGCTTTTCGGTGTGCAGCATACACCTGAAAATGCTGCGTCTTTCGAAGCTTTGGAGCCTGATGCGAAGCGTGCAACAGCGCATACAGCCTGGGGCGCTTACAGCTACCTCACGTAAGTATCTTATTCCCATACCCTAATCTAATGCTAAAAACCCTTCTCAGGCTTAACTCGTTCTGGGTACCAACAAGACCCATTACGTTTCCGCCCATGTTTCCCGTTCCAGGGAGAAACGACCAAGATGTGTTAGATGAAAGGTTAGCAGTTCACTGGCCTCGCCACTTCATACCTGACTATACAGGCAAAACGTTTCAAGCGCTGTGTGAGCTGTGGACCATCATGCAAGAGGTTGTGGCTGTTTACTTTGCGCAGCAGGGTGCGGCCATGAGAATTCCTCTTGCTTTCGTCGAAGCAAAGTATCAAAAGATTTTATCTTTTACCGACTCTTTACCGCCAGAGATGTCGTCCATCGATGCAGGTAATATGTCTGATCATGTTTTGGCGTTCAAGTAAGAACTGGCCTCCCCCTCTGAGTTGATATTTCTAATCTTTGAATAGCATTCTAGTGCATGTCGCCATTACGAATATATTTCATCCTTTCATCATGGATCCTAATAATGAGCATCTTGATCCTGCTTCTCTTGAGTCTCCCAAAGCCGTTTTACGAGCTTCGATAAACCAGCTTCAGCGTCTCATCCTCATAAGCCGGCTTCACCATCCGCATGCCCACGCACTCAGTGTTTTGAGTTCAGCGGTAGTGCACGTcagcaacaccatcatccGCGACGCAGCGCTTCAAAACCAAACGATACAGCCAGACTTTAGTATCACCAACCAAAACAGCACCGATAAGAATCCCAACTGGTATTTCTACTTCTTAGTGTGTTTGGCAGCATGTCAAGATCTGGGTGCTTGCTTCCCTGTTTTCGAACCAGTCGGAAAGGGGCTATTGGCTATGGCTCTGCGCGATGGTAGTATGTCAGCTGCCGAGGCTAATAGACTTGTGCGTACTCTAGAAGGAAAACGGCCGAAGcctaaagaaaagaaggagggTGAGTTTGGGAGTTTTGTTTTAGATTTCGATCTAGAGGTTACGAAGCAGGGAGGTGGACAAGTTAAAGATTTGGCAGCGCAGTTTGAAGAGTTTAGTATGCATAGCGAGTTTACAGAGGGAGGAGAttttgttgttgattgaACTAATGATGAACGAGTTAGATGAGATGGGATGGGTAACTTTTAATGAAACAAGAAATATACATGAATCTATGTCTATGTTGTTACTGGAAGAGTTGTTGGTGTGACTGTGTCTGATACATTTGAACAAGGATTTTGAATGAAGGATATAAATCACTAAAAAGGGTTGATTAGTAAACTGAGAATCAATAACTACGGTTTAAAAACAATAGCAATGTTGGGTTTATTATTCAAGCGCTGGTAAAGGCTTGCTGTAAAAAACATGCGCTAATGGCATATGTGTGATGTGTAATGTACAGAACCTTACATCGTTATTATCTCTCGTGATGCCTGCGAGACTTCGATCAATGATTTAAGTCTCTACTGAGTATTAATCTCTATCAATTCATGTCTGGACAATATTCCAACGAATACCAGTATTCATTAATCTTGTGAACTCTATCATGTTGTCTTCCGGAAATAGTGGATATCTTACCCTACATCTTTAGTTCTAACCCCCGATTCGTCTCCGTTCATAACGAAACCAGGGGTTCAATCCAATCTAATCCAATCCCGGATCCTTTCGCCTCGCCTCGTCTCGCTTCGTTTCAACTTGACTTTCTAAAGACGATCGATATATTAATGACGATTAACAGACCAGATCTATTAGCCGAAAAAAGCAAATAAGAAAACAAACtcaaaacaaaacagaaCATTTCTGAATCAACAACTGGGCGCACAACGCTCAACGGAAAACGACAACAACCTTCCAACTGAACATCAACCGTTGTAATCCTCTACGACGTCGCAATCTTGTCAACTTTTACCTCCTCCACTGCCGATCACACACTCCGACCCCTCCCCATCTCAGTCAGCCTCCTGAAATCCTACGACCAACGTACCGTACCGTAATCTCTCACAATGGCGCCCAAACAACCATCCTCAAACGGAACGCCCATCTTTTCAACTTccatcttctcctcctcctccaactCGGCCTCTCGTCCCACCACCCGCGAAGGCACCCTCGATCCTCTAAACACAACAAACATCCTCCCCAAAGACCGCAAAGCTTCCTTCTCCCGCAAAACCTCCCTCGGCAGCAGCCGTCGCGGTAGCTCTCTGGGTACCAACGCATTCGTCACGGATGCAGCTGCCCCTCCTGCTCTGCCCGACTACGCGCTCTCTGCTGCTGCAAAAATTGCGCCGCGACCGTCGGAAAGTGAAGCTTCTACTGCTACGTCGATAGACACACACATGTTGAGTCGCAGCGCGACGGGGTCGACGACCCTTTATGGCGGGGGCGTGCCGAGTACGCCTTTGGGCTTTATGCCGAATGGCGCTGTGGGAACGTCGGGGATGTGGCAGCAGAATGAAGGGGGTATTGTGCACCACCATATCACAGAGCTTGCAAATAAGCGTATAGCAACGCTCGAGTATCTACGGAAAGCGTACGTGCAGAGTCGAGACATTAATATGTTGAGTTGACGCTAATAACACATAATAGTCATGAAGGACGTATATACTGGTTCAAAACCTATCTCTTCGACAAGACCGACCTCGGCCGTATGCCCTCCCTCGACGCTCGAAAGCTCGGCCGCAAAGCAACAAACCATCTCCTCCTCGGTCTATCCCTCCCTACAATCGTCGACCTCTACTCCTCCACATCGATCGAATTCCTCCGAAGCTTAAACTCCCTACTCTCCGAGTTCGATTCCTTCCAACAAATCCACGGCGAGTCATCCACCGCTGCGTCCCTCACTCGCGCCCGTCTACCAAGCATGTTCCGTCGTCCAGGTGGTAAATCACGTCGCTCGACTTCTGCAGCCGACATGCACCCCCTGCCTGACGAGATGGCTCCCATGCCATCTGCCGGTGGACCTGCACCGTCTGTAATGAACTTTGCAGCTTCCGAAACAGACTTGCTTCCCGGCGAGGAGTACACATACTTGTTAACGCCATCTTTACCGTTCGATCCCGATTACTTTGAGACGTTTGCGACGCTGTGCGATGTTTTGATCGATTGCTACACGAGATTCCTCGCATTGGTACCTTCGCCGAAAGATTGCTCAGCGCCCGTTGCTGAGCTATTTACAAAGGCGGATTCGCGAGTACGCAAGATTATAGTTCAAGGTCTGGTCCGGGATTTCGAAGAGCAGAGTCGAAGCCACGTCAAGACGGAAGTGGCTACGATTGGAAAGGTGGTTCTGGGAGGGTTAATGTGAGGGATATACGAGGAACTTATGACTGCATGCGAAGCTCAAGATCTTAACGACAAGTCTCGTGTGAAACATTGCTATGGCGCACTTAATTAATGATGGAAGGAAATCGTGTTTCTGTACCAATGCCATCTTATTTAGTATGATATCCTTTTTGACAAATCTATCTTACAGCGGGTTCTGTACCTGATAATATACAAGTTTATGATACAAATGTACAGCTTTATTTCGTTCCCTTACTCTtttccttgatctcttcttccGCCACGAGGACTTCAATATCCTTGCCAACCAACCAATCCTTTACGCCGTCCATGATTTTATCCAACTTCTCACCACCTTCGAGCACATTCGGCAAACCGTGCACATCAATACCAGCACGATGGTCGGTGCATCGGTCCTGGTTGTAATTGTACGTGCGGATCTTGTCACCCCGAGTAATCTGCGTCTTTGACAGGACGCTATTCCTCAATTGCGACGCTTCTTGTTCACGTTGCTCTCTCCTCTGGTCCGCAATTCGGGATCGCATCAGTTTCCACGCTTCTTCCCTGTTGCGCTGCTGCGATCTATGATCCTGCATAGAAACCGTCGTTCCGGTGGGTAAATGTGTCATTCGAATGGCGGATTCGGTCTTGTTGACGTGCTGTCCTCCTGCGCCGCGGGCTCTCATCGTTTCGATCTTGAGTTCTTGCGGGTTAATGTAAAAGTCGCTCTCGGGGTCTTCGAAATCGATGCTCGTGGCGCTGTTCTCGGGGAACGAGGGGAGGACCCAAACGGCGACAGCAGAGGTATGGACTCGGCCTTTTGTCTCGGTGCTGGGGATGCGCTGGACACGGTGCATGCCTGCTTCGCCGCGGAAAATGTCAAAGGCGCCTTGGTCGTGGACTTCGAGAATGGCTTCCTGAAGAGGGTTTTCGccagacgaagaagaagaatcgCCTGCGCCGTCTGCGAACTCGTACTTGACCACTGTATGTCTATATCCTCTCCTCATACAAAGTCCTTTGTACATCTTGAACAGGGTATCCATAAAGAATCTCCCCTCAAGACCACCCGGCCCCAGTCTAAACTCGAGCATGCATGGGAAATCGGCAAACGTATGGCGGGGTGTCAAGCTGGCGGAGAGTTTACGAGCGAGGGATTCGAGTTGGCCCGTCTCGGAGGAGAGTTCATCTCTGGCTATAGTGGCGAGGTCTTGATCCAGACTTGAATCATCAAGCATTTGCTTTAGCTCTTTGACGGAGGATTGTGATTTCTCCAATGCTTTCAGAGCTTCTGCTACCCGAGACAGTTCGCCAACGCGCTTAGCCGTATCCGAGTCGAAAGAGGAATTGAGGTTCTTTTGGAGGGCATCGTGTTCGGTTGTTAGGGATTGGGCGCGTTGGAGGAGGGCTGGAGCGAGGAGGGGTGATGCATCTAGAGTTGTTAGCTTTACGAGGTTTGGGGAGGTAAAGGGTGCTGACATACCATTGGAAGCGAAGCGAATGAATTGGCGTATTTGAGGACGCGATAATGCTCTTGTGCAGGATCGACATATCCATGGTGTTGCGGACATGCTTGTGGAAGAGTGGTTATGTTGAATATGGGCAGTTTCGGTGGTGATGATTTTTTAGTGGTTATGACAGCAGGGTCCTCTAGAGACACTAGTTATTGGTGGAGCAGCGCAATATTCCATGATACCTACACAAACATCAAGTAAATAGAACAAcaaaattattactatagtatCTACCTATTCTAGTACTTTTTGTCTATTCACAGCCCTTTTAGCAGCATATAACAAACACATTCCCAACATCATACTACTCCCACCCCAAATCTGCGCAGCCAAATAATTCCCATCCGTCGCCTGCATCAACTTGCCAGCCAAAGGCGACCCAGTCAAAGCAGCCATACTAATGATAGTAAAAATCATTCCAATTCTCGTCCCAGCTTTGGATAGATCCGATGTCAAGCTCGCACAGCATGAAGGAAATAAACTCTGGATTGCGGCGCCAAAGTATCCGAATATACTCACCCAGATAAAACCGCCCGTAAGCGTGGTTACTTGTGACCACATGTATAGACATAATGCAGCGGAAAAGATTGTGGGAATAAATACGTTTATGGCGCCAAAGAATCGATCGGCTAGAATGGCGGATATCATTCGGCCTGGAATACCGACTGCGTTTATGGCGATGAGCATTAGGAATGAATCTGAGGCTGAACCGCCGAGTTTGTCTGTTGCGTATTGACGAGCCTGAAGTATATGTTAGTCTCTGTTTCATACCATTTGGAGTATTGACACTTACATAGTTGTATGAGATCCAAGTCGGCCACAGCGTAAAAAACATGGCCACTGCAAATAAAACATATGAAGGCTCTTTAAACGCCGCCCACTCAACAAGCGGCCCAGCCTTTCTGCCTCTGAGTCTTGTCCTGGCAAGAATCAAGACTAGGGCAGATACCACCATGACTACCAATCCCATAACACGCACCGTCCACCGAAACCCAATCTTTGGTAGAAGCTGCTGCGCAATAAGAGGAAACACCATTCCGCCCGTAGCAGCACCACAAGCTGCAGCCGAGATAGCGACCGTCCTTTTACGAGTAAAGTAGGTAGACATGTTTGCTATCGTCGGCGCAAATAGAACCCCGTTTCCCAAACCCTGACATATTCCCTGTGCGAGAAGAACTTGCCAGTACGCAGAGGCGATGCTGGTCATGAAGATACCCAATATTTGCAAAAAGAGGCCCACGACTAAGGCAGTGCGATAATAACCAGCGTCGAAAGCGCGCCCGGAGAATGTTCCAATAAAAAAGATGAGGCAGACTTGTAGACTCCCAATCCAAGAGATTGTCGAAGGTGGAAGGGAGAATTCGGATTCGTAGTGTGGCTGAAAGATGCCAAAACTGATAAAATAGCCCCATGAATTGAACATGACGAGATGACCTGACAAGACTTGTAACCAAGCTTTTAAACCACCATCCGGGGGTTCTTCAATggtgtcttgttcatcgTTGGTTTGGCTTTGTGTAGAAGCGGCGTCGTCTCTTGTCTTTTCATGTTGGGACTCTTTATCGCGTAGAGTGGTATCCGAGATATCAGCCATTTTGTCTGTAGGCGATTGAACTAAACATAATTATAAGAGCATCAAAAGGTAGAGAAAATAGAGGATTCATGGGGATTTATGTACAGTAGACTAATGGTTTGGATCTACATTCAGAGTCCGGGGTTAAGACGGGGTTGAACCTCCGGTGTGCGGCATCGGCGTCGGCTAGATCGGCCATTTGGGTCGGCATGAATAGAGGGGGTTGCATTGAGATTTGTAGATCAATcagtattatttatttagaTTTACTGAGTAATCAGTTGATGTTTATTCATGCTACGTGTATCATTGGAATTGTTGAAGGAAATGGCTTGTCCTGATGGTCATGTTGTAGGGTTCCATTAGACCGGACATACAATTCTGATATTAGTCAAGATGGTCCAGTTGCCTGCCATATCTCTCAATCGCAATTCTAAATAGGTGATTAAATGAGTTTTTGTTTATCCAGCGCCAATGGTCAATGTTGGGGGGATGATGTCAACACGGAGTTGTGTCAGCGTCAACGTTATCTTCAACTCAAGACGCTATACATGAACAGGCACCTAATAGCTTCAGAGCCAATAAATTGTCTCTCTTCTTTAGTGATCGCCATCAATCTAAACACTACAACATCACTGCTTAGAAATACATTGAGGTGTCATGCAAGACCAagccatcttcaacttcagaCGGCAATATCGGTTATATTGGCTATGAAGGACACATCGGGAACAAAGGCACCAACGGAGTCTTCAATCACAATGAGTCAGTCAGTCCAATTGATCAATTTCATTCCCAGAAAACATAACTCGGAGAGCAGGGGCGCATAACtcataaaaagaaattaaacgTATCCCCACAAACACCATTTTCTATTCTATTATTGCGATTCTAAATACAAGTCCTCCATTCTATAACAATCTCCAAACCGTTATCcaaaaataaaatagaaaCAAGAAACGAAAggtaaagtaaaaagagaagagaagatagAACCTAAGCTCTGAGTTATCTACgccttcttctgcttctgcttcctGTTCTTATTCTTGGGCATGCGGACAAGCCAGTACAAGAACAGAGCACCAACAATGTTGACAACAATGTACACCATTCCAATACCAAAGTCTCTCCAGCGGTTATCATAGCTGGAGCTGAGTGCCGTGAGGTAAACGTTGGTGTCCTTGACGGTGCAGAATTTGCAATCGACTGTGGCGTCGGGGTTGGTCAAGTAACCACCAGCTTGCGCCATGTACGACTCCAGATAATCTCCGCAGGTAGTTCCATTCAGGGGATTGAAAGTGGTCAATTCCCGTTCTGCGCATGTGACCTGTGCATTACCGATACCAACTGACAAGATGGCTGACACAAGGTAGGTGAATGGTGAAACTCGGTACATGAAGATCCAGAAACCAGGCATGTTGTCGGGCGACGCCAAAACACCACAGAAGAACAGAGACAGCATGAAGAGAAGGTTGGCCACGTTACCACCCGCCTCGGCTGTGTCGGTGATGGCGATGGCGGCGTGCGCAAAGGTACaagtgaagatgaggaacTGCCAGAAGAGAAGCCACATGAGACCACCTCGTTCAGCTGTCTGACCTGCAAACTCGGCGTTCTTGTTGAAGCCGACGGGATAGTAGATGCAGACAAACAAGAATACCGACATAAGGCTGTTCCAAGGGATCTCAGCGATGATCTGGGATAGCATAAAGACTTTCCAGCTGTATGTCTTGGACGGTCGTTCGCGGACTTCATAAAGGGATCGTTGGGTAACAAAGTGAGGCATCTGTGACAATTAGTTAGTACCATTCATGATGATAAGATTATGAGTATAAACTTACCTGCATCTGAACCAATTGGCCAAAGACTGTCAAGACCTGGAAAATGGCAAACATCTGGTTCTGCAAGCCTCGAAGACTCAGAGGAGCGTTGAGGAAGACAAGACCGATGAACAATCCAACCTGGATGACCAAAGCTGCCTTGGAGTAGATGTACGATGGAGTGCGCCAGTACTGCTGGAAAACACGGGTAGTAGCAATACGAAGCTGTTGACCAAATGGCGCAGCAAACTCGCGATAAGACTCAGCATTATCGGTATGCGTATCACCACCAGCAGCACCCTCAGCCTTGAGACGCGAAAGCTCAGCCTGAACATCTTGATACTCGGAGCTTTCACGCCATGTCTGATGCCAGTCAATCTCAGTATGGGAACCAGGTGCTGCACCAATGACCTCAAGCATCCACTCAGCAGGATTCTCACCCTTGGGACAAGGATCGGAACCGTTCTTGACAAAATAGTTGGTCAGGGTTTCAGAGTCCTTGCCAATGTCACCAAAGTAAATTGTGCGGCCGCCCTTTGCGAGGAACAAAAGACGATCGAAGCGTTGGAAAAGCATGGCTGACGGTTGATGGATGGTACAGAGGATAGATTGACCTGCCTTGGACAACTTCTCAAGAAGGTCGAGGATAGCCCAAGATGTCTGCGAGTCAAGACCGGAAGTAGGTTCATCGACGAAGAGAAGTAGAGGCGGTTTGGCAGCGAGCTCAACACCGATTGTTAGACGCTTGCGCTGTTCGACATTGAGACCCTCGCCCAAGACACCGACGACTGCATCTGCGTACTCTTGCATATCCAACAGCTTGATGACCTCATCGACGTAGGCAATCTTTTCTTCACGTGGTGTGGAAGCGGGTTGGCGAAGAAGGGCGCTGAAAGTCAAAGCCTCGCGAACAGTGCTAGTTTCCAAGTGAAGATCCTGTTGCTGCACGTAGCCTGTTTTACGCTGAAACGAGTCATCGCGCAATTTGCCATCGACAAGCATTTCACCAGTGATGACACCCATGGAAATACGATCAGCGAGACAGTCGAGAAGAGTCGTCTTTCCAGCACCTGACACGCCCATCAAAGCCGTGAGTGTTCCAGGCTTGACCCAACCGTCAACGTTGTCGAGGATGCGTCTTGGTTCgcccttgatcttgatgtcGTAGCACACGTTGTTCCAATGGAAGACACTAGTAGAACCCTGAATGTTGGCGACTTCgttgttgttcttctcagTGACGGGGATGGGGCTTGAAGATGCGGCTTCGGGGTCCGACTTGACCTTGGCGGGCATGTTGCTGCGACGGAAAACGAGGACTTCACCCTTTGACTTCTTGGCTGAGATGTACTCGGTGGCAACAATGTAGACGACGTGGTTAAAGATGGTCATGGCGATGAGAATACCGACGTTGCGCCACTTGTGAGCGTGGAAGTACTTGTACTCGAGGTTGAGGTAGGCGTCGCCGTTGACAAAATCTTGACCTGGGACGGCACCGACTGTTGAACAAGCCCTGTTCAAACCACTGACGTCTGCGTACCCAGGGATCTGAGGGTTGGGGACAAAGCCAGTGCAGGTAAAGTTGCGACCAGAGAATTCGTTCACCATGAGAGACTCAAAAGCGTAGGCGACGGGATCGAGGTAGTTGATCCAGCGACACCAGCCGAGCATGTAATCGACTGGTAcgacgaaacctgcgaaaatgACGAGGGCGAGGATGAGAAGCGAGGCTGGAACCATGGCTTGCGACAGAGTACGAGAAAGCGATGCACTGCAGCTGTTAGTACGAGAGTCATTATGTGACATTAAAATGACTTACATGGATCTAAAGACACCAGACATAGCAAGGACCATGATGAACGAGACGAGAAGGTAAAAGAAGAAAGCACCAGCATCTCTGTTCAAGTTCGTCATGAAGTAGAGCGTAAGATTGAACAGGATACTGTTGGTGATCTTATAAGGCATGTCAACCAGAATAGAAGAGAAGGATTCAGCAGAGGCGTGATGGAAAGCATAGCGAGCATGTTTCTCAACAATAGGTCTCTGAGCATACTGCGTCAAAATCTCAAGCGCAGATGCAAAAGCGTTGGACAAGACagccaagaacaaaacagCACCGCGCTTAAAGAAGTCTCCAGTCGTAGGTTGCATATTGTAAAACAGTGAAGAAGCGATAAGTGCAACAGCTGTATTCGCAAGGAGCTGGAAAATGGTGACGCCCGGTGATCCGATAAGACGCCTGAAACCTCGCCACAAACAAAGCTGCACTTGTTGCATGTACGACAGCGTAAAGGGAGACTTGAGTCTTTGACCCTTTGCCTGAGCGGACTGCTTGTTCTCGCGGAATGCATCAGCGCTGGAACCGTTGATCGGGTACAAGCTCTTGTAGCTTTCGATCTCGGCGCGGACAATCTGGTACTGTTGACTCTGCTTCCAACAGGCAGCGAATTCGTCAGGTGTTCGTGGGACCTTGTTCTCGAAACCAGGACGAACGACTCGTTCAGATGGTGCAGTCATTGACGTCAAAAAGTCAGGCGTTGTTTGACGATCAGGACATTCGAAGCCGAGATTGATAAAGTAAGCCTTTGCTTCATCAGCGGGACCAAAGAAGATCTGACGTCCTTCGTAAATAACGAGTGCCTTGTCGAAGAGATCGTAGGCTGTCTGGGGTGCTTGGTAAATCGAGACAGCACACGTCTGTCCAAAGAGCTCGGATTGTAAGCGTAAAGTCTTGCAGAACTCAATCGCGTTGGCTGAATCTAAACCACGGGTCGAATTGTCCCAGCATTGGAAGGGGGCGTTGGAGAGCGTTGCTTCGGCGATAGTGACTCGCTTTCTCTCACCGCCAGACACACCTCGAATGTAGTTGTCGCCGACTTGAGTGTTGACAGTGTGGCTGATACCGTACATGGCCATTACAACGTCGCGCATGTGCTCGCTGTACTGGTTGTGGTTGATACCGGCTGGCAAGTTCTGAGGGCATCGTGCCCGCGCGGCAAAGGTGAGGGTGTCGCCAACTGAGAGCATAGGAAAGTGAACGTCTACTTCGGCTGTGTAGATGGTTTCACCCTTGTGATACTTGTGCATCTCCTCCGCTGTGATTCCGTTGTAGTTGAAGTAAGTGCTGTCATCGACGTAGATACCGTTGGTCTCGCCCGA carries:
- the ZRA1_2 gene encoding ZEB2-regulated ABC transporter 1 (TransMembrane:13 (o522-542i554-576o596-619i631-652o664-687i773-790o1186-1207i1219-1240o1260-1286i1306-1328o1334-1353i1365-1384o1457-1478i)), producing MATPEANMSSTRSEQSSHDTIVNNEPVTNEKPLHPTSAPGDQTSSTDDEDDRHQTEEMVRRHSIVRDLARNYTNTSHHFNGSNADLFNAADPDSPLNPSSENFNARAWAKAMSKSMKENGAGFRQSGLCFQDMNVFGYGAETDYQKDVGNVLLGLPSMVQQVFKPNQGKRRIDILRGFDGVVKAGEMLVVLGPPGSGCSTFLKSISGETNGIYVDDSTYFNYNGITAEEMHKYHKGETIYTAEVDVHFPMLSVGDTLTFAARARCPQNLPAGINHNQYSEHMRDVVMAMYGISHTVNTQVGDNYIRGVSGGERKRVTIAEATLSNAPFQCWDNSTRGLDSANAIEFCKTLRLQSELFGQTCAVSIYQAPQTAYDLFDKALVIYEGRQIFFGPADEAKAYFINLGFECPDRQTTPDFLTSMTAPSERVVRPGFENKVPRTPDEFAACWKQSQQYQIVRAEIESYKSLYPINGSSADAFRENKQSAQAKGQRLKSPFTLSYMQQVQLCLWRGFRRLIGSPGVTIFQLLANTAVALIASSLFYNMQPTTGDFFKRGAVLFLAVLSNAFASALEILTQYAQRPIVEKHARYAFHHASAESFSSILVDMPYKITNSILFNLTLYFMTNLNRDAGAFFFYLLVSFIMVLAMSGVFRSIASLSRTLSQAMVPASLLILALVIFAGFVVPVDYMLGWCRWINYLDPVAYAFESLMVNEFSGRNFTCTGFVPNPQIPGYADVSGLNRACSTVGAVPGQDFVNGDAYLNLEYKYFHAHKWRNVGILIAMTIFNHVVYIVATEYISAKKSKGEVLVFRRSNMPAKVKSDPEAASSSPIPVTEKNNNEVANIQGSTSVFHWNNVCYDIKIKGEPRRILDNVDGWVKPGTLTALMGVSGAGKTTLLDCLADRISMGVITGEMLVDGKLRDDSFQRKTGYVQQQDLHLETSTVREALTFSALLRQPASTPREEKIAYVDEVIKLLDMQEYADAVVGVLGEGLNVEQRKRLTIGVELAAKPPLLLFVDEPTSGLDSQTSWAILDLLEKLSKAGQSILCTIHQPSAMLFQRFDRLLFLAKGGRTIYFGDIGKDSETLTNYFVKNGSDPCPKGENPAEWMLEVIGAAPGSHTEIDWHQTWRESSEYQDVQAELSRLKAEGAAGGDTHTDNAESYREFAAPFGQQLRIATTRVFQQYWRTPSYIYSKAALVIQVGLFIGLVFLNAPLSLRGLQNQMFAIFQVLTVFGQLVQMQMPHFVTQRSLYEVRERPSKTYSWKVFMLSQIIAEIPWNSLMSVFLFVCIYYPVGFNKNAEFAGQTAERGGLMWLLFWQFLIFTCTFAHAAIAITDTAEAGGNVANLLFMLSLFFCGVLASPDNMPGFWIFMYRVSPFTYLVSAILSVGIGNAQVTCAERELTTFNPLNGTTCGDYLESYMAQAGGYLTNPDATVDCKFCTVKDTNVYLTALSSSYDNRWRDFGIGMVYIVVNIVGALFLYWLVRMPKNKNRKQKQKKA